Proteins co-encoded in one Polaromonas vacuolata genomic window:
- a CDS encoding alkaline phosphatase, which produces MKKIHSFARFAATSLALGLTLAGHSSVFAQAIFPIDRAAILAGSKFDFKVEFDRVVDAAKTRISINGIDAAKVLGAEPQFIFNEDGKKVSSFVLPGVMLDKPGSYDVVAVSGNARMQVTWEVYATGPRKAKNVILFIGDGMTVANRTAARILSKGIKEGKYLGRLSFDDMSNMALVGTSGVDSIITDSANSMSAYTTGHKTSVNALGVYVSRAKDNLAHPKVETITELIKRKTNMAVGIVSDAEVEDATPAGMVAHTRRRADKDIIAEQLFFSRADVIMGGGSAYFLPQTTPGSKRKDTNNLIDLFKLDDYAFASTDKEMKQAAANPKTRKLLGLFHPENMDGALDRHFLKKGTVPQFPEQPDLADMTRTAIEVLSRNPNGFVLMVEAGLIDKFNHPLDWERSVYDTIMLSNAVQVAKDFAAKNNDTFIMVTPDHTHGASIVGTIDDNKPGTEMRNKVGVYADAGYPNYPKANKDGYPEKVDVSKRLAFFYGNTPDYYETFQPKMNDPFVPAIKLTKDGPYVANPAYKDVPGAVLRTGILPQSADTGTHTADDGVLSAMGPGSERIHGFMDNTEIFRAMADSLGLAANANSTKMVKASKVVKPVTAAK; this is translated from the coding sequence ATGAAAAAAATCCACAGCTTTGCGCGTTTTGCGGCAACTTCACTTGCCTTGGGCTTGACCCTCGCGGGTCACTCATCAGTTTTTGCCCAAGCTATTTTTCCAATTGACCGCGCTGCTATTTTGGCTGGCAGCAAGTTCGATTTCAAAGTTGAATTCGACAGAGTCGTCGATGCGGCCAAAACTCGCATCAGCATTAACGGCATAGATGCGGCCAAAGTTTTAGGCGCTGAGCCGCAGTTCATCTTCAATGAAGACGGTAAAAAAGTTTCCTCTTTCGTATTGCCCGGCGTCATGCTGGACAAGCCTGGCAGCTACGACGTAGTGGCAGTTAGCGGCAACGCACGCATGCAAGTGACGTGGGAGGTTTACGCCACCGGTCCGCGTAAAGCTAAAAACGTTATTCTTTTTATCGGTGACGGCATGACAGTGGCCAACCGCACTGCGGCGCGTATTTTGTCCAAAGGTATAAAAGAAGGTAAATACCTAGGGCGTTTGTCTTTTGATGATATGAGCAATATGGCTTTGGTTGGCACCTCGGGTGTTGACTCCATCATCACTGATTCGGCCAACTCCATGAGTGCCTACACCACCGGTCATAAAACCAGCGTCAATGCGCTGGGTGTTTATGTCAGCCGCGCCAAGGATAATTTGGCTCACCCAAAAGTCGAGACGATTACCGAGCTGATTAAGCGCAAAACGAATATGGCTGTGGGCATTGTTAGCGATGCAGAAGTTGAAGACGCCACACCCGCCGGCATGGTCGCCCACACGCGTCGTCGCGCTGACAAAGACATCATTGCCGAGCAGTTATTTTTTAGTCGCGCTGATGTCATCATGGGCGGCGGGTCCGCCTACTTTTTACCGCAGACCACTCCGGGCTCTAAACGCAAAGACACAAATAATCTGATCGATCTTTTTAAGCTCGACGATTACGCTTTTGCCAGTACGGATAAAGAGATGAAGCAAGCCGCAGCCAATCCCAAAACGCGAAAGTTGTTGGGCTTGTTTCATCCAGAAAATATGGACGGCGCATTAGACCGGCACTTTCTTAAAAAAGGCACGGTGCCGCAGTTTCCAGAGCAGCCCGATTTGGCTGACATGACGCGTACCGCGATTGAAGTTTTATCGCGCAATCCGAACGGATTTGTGCTCATGGTCGAAGCCGGTTTGATTGATAAATTTAATCACCCACTGGACTGGGAACGCAGTGTTTACGACACCATCATGCTAAGCAATGCGGTGCAGGTAGCGAAAGATTTCGCCGCTAAAAATAACGACACTTTCATCATGGTCACGCCCGACCATACGCATGGTGCGTCAATCGTTGGCACCATAGATGACAACAAGCCCGGTACTGAGATGCGCAATAAAGTCGGTGTTTATGCTGATGCAGGCTACCCAAACTATCCCAAAGCAAACAAAGACGGTTACCCAGAAAAAGTCGATGTGTCTAAACGCTTGGCTTTTTTCTACGGCAATACGCCCGACTACTACGAGACCTTTCAGCCCAAAATGAATGATCCGTTTGTGCCGGCTATCAAGCTGACTAAAGACGGTCCTTATGTCGCCAACCCGGCGTACAAAGATGTTCCTGGCGCAGTGCTGCGCACCGGCATATTGCCGCAGTCGGCAGACACCGGAACGCATACCGCAGATGACGGCGTGTTGTCGGCAATGGGTCCAGGCTCAGAGCGAATTCATGGCTTTATGGATAACACGGAAATTTTCCGCGCTATGGCAGATAGTCTTGGATTGGCGGCTAATGCCAACAGTACAAAAATGGTAAAAGCGTCAAAAGTTGTAAAGCCTGTAACTGCTGCAAAGTAA
- a CDS encoding nucleotidyltransferase family protein, which produces MKPSLALEKHRSAIRSIVAAHSACNARVFGSVLRGEDTDTSDLDILIDPTPDTTLFDIGAIRHELLLLLGVPVDVLTPKALPEKFRALIIAQALPI; this is translated from the coding sequence GTGAAACCTTCCTTAGCTTTAGAAAAACATAGAAGCGCTATTCGCAGCATTGTGGCGGCCCACAGCGCATGCAATGCACGTGTTTTTGGATCGGTTCTTCGCGGTGAAGACACTGACACCAGCGACCTTGATATTTTGATAGACCCAACACCGGACACCACGCTGTTTGACATTGGCGCGATTCGCCATGAACTACTGCTTCTGCTCGGCGTCCCGGTAGATGTGCTCACCCCAAAAGCTTTACCAGAAAAATTTCGGGCTTTAATTATTGCCCAGGCCCTGCCTATATAA
- a CDS encoding DUF86 domain-containing protein produces MECIDRYTSDIKPEIFLKNEMVQDAVIRNFEIIGEASHNIAVGYPEFTSSHPSLPLAFAYQMRNAVSHGYFSIDLEIVWKTITRKLPELHVQVTNLLRLEAQSEMTTKDII; encoded by the coding sequence ATTGAATGCATAGATCGCTACACCAGCGATATCAAGCCAGAAATATTCCTTAAAAATGAAATGGTGCAAGACGCCGTCATACGCAACTTCGAGATTATTGGCGAGGCCAGTCACAATATTGCAGTCGGTTACCCGGAATTTACGAGCTCGCATCCCTCATTGCCCTTGGCCTTTGCCTACCAAATGCGCAACGCTGTATCGCATGGATATTTCAGCATTGATCTTGAAATAGTATGGAAGACGATTACGCGCAAACTGCCAGAGTTACACGTCCAAGTGACAAATTTACTGCGATTGGAAGCTCAGAGCGAGATGACGACAAAAGACATTATCTGA
- a CDS encoding demethoxyubiquinone hydroxylase family protein gives MKPENTTPTEPQLTVMFDGACPLCRREVGVYRDLKPLKPITWMDVSDEQTALDPCGGRNRSDYLARFHVRRADGSMLSGAAAFVALWLTLPGWRWLGRFGSLPGMTPVLEVFYTGFLRIRPAMQRGVRLFDTTHLPADMLADLRSDHAGETGAVWIYYGILCTSPNRKVRAFAKRHLAIEKTHLQEMRSLLPPLKRSLLLPAWRLAGFLTGALPSLFGATAVFATIEAVESFVEQHYQLQINKLAGRDEFVTLRMTLIDFKADESDHRHEAQAELANPPGRFTKYWCAVVEKGSHIAVKLAHKL, from the coding sequence ATGAAACCAGAAAACACTACTCCCACAGAGCCACAACTGACCGTCATGTTCGATGGGGCCTGTCCACTATGCCGGCGCGAAGTCGGCGTCTACCGCGACCTAAAGCCTCTAAAACCGATTACTTGGATGGATGTCAGCGACGAGCAAACCGCACTAGACCCGTGCGGCGGTAGAAATCGCTCTGACTATTTAGCGCGTTTTCATGTACGCCGCGCTGATGGCAGCATGCTCAGCGGCGCCGCCGCTTTTGTCGCACTATGGCTGACGCTGCCCGGCTGGCGCTGGCTGGGACGCTTCGGATCCCTGCCCGGCATGACCCCAGTGCTAGAAGTTTTCTACACCGGATTTTTGCGCATAAGGCCGGCTATGCAACGCGGTGTGAGGCTATTTGACACCACCCATCTGCCCGCTGACATGCTGGCTGATCTGCGCTCTGACCATGCTGGCGAAACCGGTGCGGTTTGGATTTACTACGGTATTCTTTGCACCTCGCCAAATAGAAAAGTCAGAGCTTTTGCCAAGCGCCACTTAGCGATAGAAAAAACCCATTTGCAAGAAATGCGCTCACTGCTGCCGCCACTCAAGCGCAGCCTTTTGCTACCGGCATGGCGGCTAGCGGGTTTTTTGACGGGCGCCCTGCCTTCACTATTTGGTGCAACAGCGGTATTTGCAACGATTGAAGCGGTTGAATCTTTCGTCGAACAACACTACCAATTGCAAATTAATAAATTAGCCGGACGCGATGAATTCGTCACCTTGCGTATGACGCTGATTGATTTCAAAGCCGATGAGTCCGATCACCGCCACGAGGCACAAGCAGAACTCGCCAACCCACCGGGGAGATTCACAAAGTACTGGTGCGCCGTGGTGGAAAAAGGCTCACACATCGCAGTCAAACTGGCGCACAAGCTTTAG
- a CDS encoding DUF4149 domain-containing protein — translation MTAQISSFLVAANIGIMLFFSVAVAPGIFKILPPEWAAKYVRAFFPKYYAFLGATTVLAAILASGIAAQASLAVCALVFFFSMGWITPQVNRARDEKRMRAFNLLHWLSVALNMLQLIFFITIIVVSIRQ, via the coding sequence ATGACTGCGCAAATTTCTAGTTTTCTTGTTGCTGCAAATATCGGCATCATGCTGTTTTTCTCGGTAGCTGTAGCGCCTGGCATCTTCAAGATATTGCCACCCGAATGGGCCGCAAAATATGTCCGGGCTTTTTTCCCTAAGTACTATGCATTTCTTGGTGCGACTACAGTCTTAGCCGCAATACTGGCAAGCGGCATTGCCGCGCAAGCTAGCTTGGCAGTTTGTGCATTAGTATTTTTCTTTTCTATGGGCTGGATCACACCGCAGGTAAACCGCGCCAGGGATGAAAAAAGAATGCGCGCTTTTAACTTGTTGCACTGGCTCAGCGTAGCCTTAAATATGTTGCAGCTGATTTTTTTCATCACTATTATTGTCGTGAGCATACGTCAATGA
- a CDS encoding tetratricopeptide repeat protein — protein MNSSTFIRKFFQLLALALALALSAGLAMAQSEPSMNQIYAAAKEGKLDSAQVMIQQVLVAHPNSGKAYFVRAELYSRQGKMELTRESLASAERLSPGLKFATPESLSSLRAQIAGNAVPRTVAPQNVNAARPFAQAAAPAATQSWVLPLLLAGGVIVAAFFFFRRRDQAAQNQAPGYVGGGNSQGNFPQNGFPPNTGLQNGFPQNNNQPNGLSGVQTFGNGPQNGYPQQGNFQGNPQGNYPQGNYPQGGYPQQPGSGMGGRIMGGVATGLAVGAGVMAAQAIGKSLTGEHAAAAAPAPAVDNNYQAGNSNQNMGGDNFGINDSSSWDDGGGDMGGGGGDWDS, from the coding sequence ATGAACTCCAGCACATTTATTCGAAAATTTTTTCAGTTGCTTGCGCTTGCGCTTGCTTTGGCGCTCAGCGCTGGCTTGGCGATGGCGCAGTCTGAGCCCAGCATGAATCAGATTTATGCGGCGGCTAAAGAGGGCAAGTTAGACTCCGCTCAGGTCATGATTCAGCAGGTGTTGGTGGCTCATCCCAATAGCGGCAAGGCGTATTTCGTGCGCGCTGAGTTGTACTCGCGTCAGGGCAAGATGGAGTTGACCCGTGAGTCCTTAGCCAGTGCCGAGCGGCTCTCGCCTGGCTTGAAGTTTGCAACGCCTGAGTCGCTCTCTAGCTTGCGCGCACAAATCGCTGGTAATGCCGTACCCAGAACGGTTGCGCCTCAAAACGTGAATGCGGCAAGGCCGTTTGCGCAAGCGGCCGCGCCAGCTGCCACACAATCTTGGGTATTGCCCTTGCTACTTGCCGGCGGCGTGATAGTGGCGGCATTTTTCTTTTTTAGACGGCGTGATCAAGCTGCGCAAAATCAAGCGCCCGGTTATGTCGGTGGTGGAAATTCACAAGGCAATTTTCCACAAAACGGTTTCCCACCAAATACTGGATTGCAAAATGGGTTTCCCCAAAATAACAATCAACCGAATGGTTTGAGTGGTGTGCAAACCTTTGGCAACGGCCCGCAAAACGGCTATCCACAGCAAGGGAATTTTCAAGGCAATCCTCAGGGCAATTACCCACAAGGCAACTATCCCCAAGGCGGCTATCCGCAGCAACCGGGTAGTGGCATGGGCGGGCGCATCATGGGCGGTGTCGCTACTGGTTTGGCCGTGGGTGCTGGCGTTATGGCAGCACAAGCTATCGGTAAAAGCTTGACGGGTGAACATGCTGCGGCGGCTGCGCCAGCACCAGCGGTTGATAACAACTATCAAGCCGGCAATAGCAACCAGAATATGGGCGGCGATAACTTCGGTATTAATGACTCCAGCTCTTGGGATGACGGCGGCGGCGACATGGGCGGCGGTGGCGGCGACTGGGATAGCTAA
- a CDS encoding phytanoyl-CoA dioxygenase family protein, whose translation MKLTTEQLAQFDRDGYLFFPGLFTPEETQSLNDAVPELYSRDEDYNIREKGKTAVRTNFATHMYSEPFAKLARHPRMIEPVEELLGEALYMHQFKINGKMAFEGDVWQWHQDYGTWLNDDMMPTERAMNVAIFMDEVTEHNGPLMFIPGSHKKGVVNAKHDLTTTSYPLWTVDNDLIRQLVQRAGGKEGGIVSPKGPAGSMILFHSCLVHASGSNLSPFNRVSVYLSLCAISNHIRRHKRPEYIAHRDFTPITCLPDDCLTKDYPVDLPWKDGVPASALKTSLEEINPERKAA comes from the coding sequence ATGAAACTCACAACCGAACAACTGGCCCAATTTGACCGCGATGGCTATCTATTTTTCCCTGGCCTATTCACACCCGAAGAAACCCAAAGTCTGAACGACGCAGTGCCCGAACTCTATAGCCGCGACGAGGACTACAACATTCGCGAAAAAGGCAAGACGGCGGTGCGCACTAATTTTGCAACGCATATGTATAGCGAGCCGTTTGCAAAACTAGCGCGCCACCCGCGCATGATTGAGCCGGTAGAAGAGTTGCTCGGAGAAGCGCTGTATATGCACCAGTTCAAAATCAACGGGAAAATGGCTTTTGAAGGCGATGTCTGGCAGTGGCACCAAGACTACGGCACTTGGTTGAACGACGACATGATGCCGACCGAGCGGGCCATGAATGTGGCCATCTTTATGGACGAAGTCACCGAGCACAACGGGCCCTTGATGTTCATTCCCGGCAGTCACAAAAAAGGCGTGGTCAATGCCAAGCATGACCTGACCACCACCAGCTACCCGCTCTGGACAGTAGACAACGATTTGATACGCCAATTGGTGCAGCGCGCCGGCGGTAAAGAAGGCGGCATAGTCAGCCCCAAGGGTCCGGCCGGCTCGATGATTTTGTTTCACTCCTGCTTGGTGCACGCATCGGGCAGCAACCTCTCGCCGTTTAACCGCGTCAGCGTCTACCTTAGTTTGTGCGCCATCAGCAATCACATTCGTCGCCACAAGCGGCCCGAATACATCGCGCACCGCGACTTCACACCGATTACTTGCCTGCCCGATGACTGTCTGACGAAAGACTATCCCGTCGACCTGCCATGGAAAGATGGCGTGCCGGCCAGCGCGCTCAAAACATCTTTAGAAGAAATCAATCCAGAGCGAAAAGCGGCTTAA
- a CDS encoding ABC transporter ATP-binding protein, producing MGIDLLVRNLRIDLPAQLATSSFEKNKSPENSRLLFSLERLSIASGESLALCGPSGSGKTTLLNVLAGLQRHAAAKVVWSDAHHTHDLMQLSGAAADRWRLHHAGLVFQQFEIFTSMSALENVISPYRFDHWRCPQAARARALDLLVQFAIPATAMAGTLSRGEQQRVAIARALVRLPQVVFADEPTASLDPATAKRVMDVLLATCAANAVTLIVATHDSALLQRFSRVLKLQNAQLVNA from the coding sequence ATGGGTATTGATTTATTGGTGCGTAATTTACGTATTGATTTGCCAGCGCAGTTAGCTACAAGTAGTTTTGAAAAAAATAAATCGCCAGAAAATTCGCGTTTGCTTTTTAGTCTGGAGCGACTCTCAATTGCTTCTGGCGAAAGTCTTGCGCTGTGCGGCCCATCAGGTTCTGGCAAAACCACTTTACTGAATGTATTGGCCGGACTGCAACGGCATGCGGCTGCAAAAGTGGTTTGGAGCGATGCGCATCACACGCATGATTTGATGCAGCTAAGTGGTGCGGCCGCAGACCGCTGGCGTTTGCATCACGCCGGTTTGGTGTTCCAGCAGTTTGAGATTTTTACCAGCATGTCGGCGCTGGAAAACGTCATCTCACCTTATCGCTTTGACCATTGGCGCTGCCCTCAAGCGGCACGCGCAAGAGCGCTGGATTTGTTGGTGCAGTTTGCAATTCCCGCTACTGCTATGGCTGGCACCTTGTCCCGCGGTGAGCAGCAAAGAGTTGCGATTGCACGCGCGCTGGTACGCTTGCCGCAGGTCGTGTTTGCCGATGAGCCGACAGCGAGCCTAGACCCCGCTACCGCAAAGCGCGTGATGGATGTATTGCTAGCGACCTGCGCAGCAAATGCGGTCACGCTTATCGTCGCTACGCACGACAGCGCTTTATTGCAGCGTTTTAGCCGTGTGCTGAAGTTACAAAATGCGCAACTGGTGAACGCATGA
- a CDS encoding bacteriorhodopsin-like, whose translation MITSIFKSAVSKISASGAVLALASNHAFAATSTPLKQDDFVGISFWIISMALVAATVFFFLERDRVSPKWKTSLTVSGLVTLVAAVHYFYMRDVWVSTGATPTVFRYIDWLITVPLLMIEFYLILSAITKVPVGVFWRLMIGTLVMLIGGYLGEAGYMSVWPAFIIGMLGWAYILYEIFMGQASQINAKSAPPSVQSAFKTMRLIVTIGWAIYPLGYFFGYLTGSSPANSANALNIIYNFADVLNKIAFGLIIWTVAVSESESSAKK comes from the coding sequence ATGATCACGTCAATATTTAAATCCGCAGTCAGTAAAATCAGTGCCTCTGGCGCTGTTCTGGCACTCGCTTCTAACCACGCTTTTGCAGCTACCAGTACGCCACTCAAGCAAGACGACTTCGTCGGAATTTCTTTCTGGATCATCTCAATGGCGCTAGTCGCCGCAACAGTATTTTTCTTTCTAGAGCGCGACCGCGTTTCGCCGAAGTGGAAAACTTCTTTGACCGTTTCTGGTCTGGTGACCCTAGTCGCTGCAGTGCATTATTTTTATATGCGCGACGTCTGGGTTTCTACCGGCGCGACACCTACCGTGTTTCGCTACATTGACTGGCTCATCACAGTGCCGCTGCTCATGATTGAGTTTTACCTCATCTTGTCGGCCATCACCAAAGTACCTGTAGGCGTCTTCTGGCGTCTCATGATTGGTACTTTGGTTATGCTGATTGGTGGCTATTTAGGCGAAGCCGGTTATATGTCCGTGTGGCCTGCATTCATCATTGGTATGCTCGGTTGGGCTTACATTCTGTATGAGATCTTCATGGGTCAAGCCAGCCAGATCAATGCAAAGTCTGCACCACCGTCTGTTCAATCGGCTTTCAAAACCATGCGTTTGATCGTCACGATTGGCTGGGCAATTTATCCACTCGGTTATTTCTTCGGCTACCTCACCGGCAGCAGCCCAGCTAACAGCGCAAATGCACTCAACATCATCTACAACTTTGCCGATGTGCTGAACAAAATTGCGTTTGGTTTGATCATCTGGACAGTTGCAGTGAGCGAATCCGAAAGCTCGGCTAAGAAGTAA
- a CDS encoding NAD(P)H-dependent oxidoreductase: protein MSLYTKLQQRAADKKPIRIGLIGAGKFGSMYLAQIPRTPGVHLVAIADLSPDTARSNLARVGWDPIQTQAKSAEDAIKTGATWITEDWRAVVTHGLIDIIVECTGNPIAAVEHCLTAFTHGKHVVNVTVEADAFCGPLLARKAKDSGVVYSMAFGDQPALICDLVDWARTCGFPVVAAGRGHKWLPHFCESTPETVWANYGLTPEQAERGGLNPKMFNSFLDGSKPSIESTAVANATGLSVPSNGLLYPPASVEDIPFVTRPISEGGVLERKGMVEVISSLEANGRKIPYDIRMGVWVTVEAETDYIKNCFEEYNAHTDPSGRYFTLYKRWHLIGLEVGMSVASVALRGEPTGVATCWNADVVATAKRDLKPGDMLDGEGGYTVWGKLLPAQTSQRMGGLPLGLAHQVKLVRAVKKGQSLCWDDVAMDSSTHAYKTRMEMEAMFALPPGKVG from the coding sequence ATGAGTCTTTATACAAAACTACAGCAGCGCGCAGCCGACAAAAAACCGATTCGTATTGGGCTGATTGGCGCGGGCAAATTCGGCTCTATGTACTTGGCGCAAATTCCCAGAACACCGGGCGTGCATTTGGTGGCGATTGCTGACCTCTCACCCGACACCGCACGCAGCAACTTAGCCAGAGTCGGTTGGGACCCGATACAAACCCAAGCCAAATCTGCCGAAGACGCCATCAAAACGGGTGCCACTTGGATTACCGAAGATTGGCGAGCAGTAGTTACACACGGTTTGATAGACATTATTGTGGAGTGCACTGGCAATCCGATTGCAGCGGTCGAGCATTGCCTGACGGCTTTTACGCACGGCAAGCATGTGGTCAATGTCACGGTTGAAGCGGATGCCTTTTGCGGCCCACTGCTAGCACGCAAAGCCAAGGATTCAGGTGTCGTTTATTCAATGGCTTTTGGCGACCAACCGGCGTTAATTTGCGATTTAGTTGACTGGGCCAGAACCTGCGGCTTTCCTGTGGTTGCCGCTGGTCGTGGGCATAAATGGCTGCCGCATTTTTGTGAATCTACACCCGAAACGGTCTGGGCCAACTACGGTCTGACGCCGGAACAAGCCGAGCGCGGTGGACTCAATCCAAAAATGTTCAACAGCTTTTTAGACGGCTCCAAGCCGTCGATTGAATCCACCGCAGTGGCTAACGCCACCGGTCTTTCAGTACCCAGCAACGGTCTACTTTATCCACCGGCGAGTGTTGAAGATATTCCGTTTGTGACTCGGCCCATCTCCGAAGGCGGTGTACTAGAGCGCAAAGGCATGGTCGAAGTGATCTCATCACTTGAGGCGAATGGGCGCAAAATTCCGTACGACATTCGCATGGGCGTGTGGGTCACAGTAGAAGCTGAAACCGATTACATCAAAAACTGTTTTGAAGAATACAACGCCCACACCGACCCCAGCGGGCGCTACTTCACGCTTTATAAACGTTGGCACTTAATCGGCTTAGAAGTCGGTATGTCGGTTGCCAGCGTCGCGCTGCGCGGCGAGCCAACCGGCGTAGCGACATGCTGGAATGCCGATGTAGTGGCCACTGCCAAACGCGACCTCAAACCCGGCGACATGCTAGATGGTGAAGGCGGCTACACCGTCTGGGGCAAGCTGCTACCGGCGCAAACCTCACAGCGCATGGGCGGCTTGCCGTTGGGCTTGGCGCATCAAGTCAAGCTGGTGCGCGCGGTCAAAAAAGGCCAGAGTTTGTGCTGGGACGATGTGGCCATGGACAGCAGCACGCACGCTTATAAAACCCGCATGGAAATGGAAGCCATGTTTGCTTTGCCGCCGGGTAAGGTCGGCTAA
- a CDS encoding ABC transporter permease has protein sequence MNPFPFVVAEWRHARGVLIAMALLIAIASAISLGVTSLERALRTASANAAGRFDLIIGAAGSQTQLVLTTVYLQPAALKLMPATVLAQLRADPGVVFAEPVVTGDSYAGFSIVGTSAALASDHGRLLLSSGRWFAGMQEAVAGSATTLKIGESYTPLHGSASDNLIEAHAHDGQRVVIVGRAAATGTPWDKAIIVPYEAVLALHEVKVGVAPKHALPALGLPAIVVKPRSIMDAYRLRNVYRNSETTAVFPAETLTRLYQTLGDVRALALWIAGAGQSLVLAAVLLGLYASLSARAQSLISLRAIGAGPLFVWLTLWLQVLGILLVGALLGLLGGWLLAFAGAGVLSNRLGLLLTAELTREDLLPLVWMLAAGTVASAGVAWRAYVKAPAQAMRSG, from the coding sequence ATGAATCCGTTTCCTTTTGTCGTCGCCGAATGGCGTCATGCCCGCGGCGTACTTATTGCCATGGCCTTGTTAATTGCGATTGCTTCGGCGATTAGTTTGGGTGTGACGTCACTAGAGCGAGCGTTGCGCACGGCTTCGGCAAATGCGGCCGGGCGCTTTGATTTAATTATTGGTGCGGCAGGCAGCCAAACCCAATTGGTGCTGACCACGGTTTATCTACAACCCGCAGCCTTAAAGCTAATGCCCGCTACTGTGTTGGCGCAGCTGCGCGCCGACCCCGGTGTGGTGTTTGCCGAACCGGTTGTGACGGGTGACTCGTATGCCGGCTTTTCAATAGTTGGCACTAGCGCCGCATTAGCCAGTGATCATGGCCGATTGCTATTGTCTAGTGGGCGTTGGTTTGCGGGCATGCAAGAGGCAGTGGCAGGCTCAGCAACTACGCTCAAGATTGGTGAAAGCTACACACCGCTGCACGGCAGTGCTAGCGATAATTTGATTGAAGCGCATGCGCATGACGGCCAACGCGTCGTCATTGTTGGCCGTGCAGCCGCTACTGGCACGCCTTGGGATAAGGCCATCATCGTGCCTTATGAGGCGGTGTTAGCACTGCATGAGGTAAAGGTCGGCGTAGCGCCAAAACACGCGCTGCCAGCGCTTGGATTGCCGGCTATTGTGGTGAAACCGCGCAGCATCATGGATGCTTACCGTTTGCGAAATGTCTATCGTAATTCAGAGACCACTGCGGTGTTTCCGGCTGAGACTTTGACGCGGCTTTATCAGACACTGGGCGACGTACGTGCGCTAGCTTTGTGGATTGCAGGCGCTGGTCAGTCCTTGGTGTTGGCTGCGGTTTTACTGGGTTTATATGCCAGTCTTAGCGCGCGGGCGCAAAGTTTGATTTCGCTGCGGGCGATTGGCGCTGGGCCCTTATTTGTCTGGCTTACTTTGTGGCTGCAAGTGTTGGGAATTTTGCTGGTCGGCGCGCTACTCGGTTTGCTAGGCGGTTGGTTGTTGGCTTTTGCGGGTGCTGGTGTATTGTCAAATCGACTAGGTTTGTTGTTAACGGCTGAGTTAACGCGAGAAGATTTGTTGCCACTGGTTTGGATGTTGGCGGCTGGAACAGTGGCCTCTGCTGGGGTAGCGTGGCGGGCTTATGTCAAAGCGCCGGCGCAAGCAATGCGCAGCGGCTAA
- a CDS encoding transporter substrate-binding domain-containing protein, with protein sequence MTNPLSLSAAIAAQIAPSGVLRAAINLGNPILANTDAATGVPVGVSVDLACGFARLLGVELALQVFDGAAKAVDAVRSGAADIGFFAIDPLRGAGITFTAPYVLIEGSYMVAASSGLQKNEDVDQADTRIVVGKGSAYDLFLTREIKQASLVRAATSQAVVDLFVAEQMEVAAGVRQQLLADAKRLPGLRLLPGRFMVIEQAMGLAKNHSDDAARALFDYVEAMKKNGFVQEALERHGVSGAVLAPLSQNLDA encoded by the coding sequence ATGACGAACCCATTGTCTTTATCAGCGGCGATAGCTGCGCAGATTGCGCCTAGCGGCGTGCTGCGCGCAGCGATAAATCTAGGTAACCCGATACTCGCTAATACCGATGCGGCGACCGGTGTTCCCGTCGGTGTGTCGGTAGACTTAGCATGCGGCTTTGCGCGTCTGCTGGGTGTGGAGTTGGCGTTGCAAGTGTTTGACGGCGCAGCTAAGGCAGTTGACGCTGTTCGCAGCGGTGCAGCAGATATTGGCTTTTTTGCGATTGACCCGTTGCGCGGCGCAGGCATTACGTTTACCGCGCCCTATGTGCTGATCGAAGGCAGTTACATGGTGGCTGCAAGCTCAGGTTTGCAAAAAAACGAAGACGTTGATCAGGCTGACACCCGCATCGTCGTTGGTAAGGGTAGTGCCTACGATTTGTTTCTCACGCGGGAAATTAAACAAGCCAGTTTAGTGCGGGCCGCTACCTCGCAGGCCGTGGTCGATTTGTTTGTCGCCGAGCAAATGGAAGTGGCCGCCGGCGTGCGCCAACAACTGCTCGCTGATGCGAAACGTCTGCCCGGATTGCGTTTGCTGCCGGGACGCTTCATGGTGATAGAGCAGGCCATGGGTCTAGCCAAAAACCACAGCGATGACGCAGCGCGGGCGTTATTTGACTATGTTGAAGCGATGAAGAAAAACGGTTTTGTGCAGGAAGCGCTGGAGCGGCATGGTGTTAGCGGTGCGGTGCTGGCGCCGCTGTCCCAAAATTTAGACGCGTGA